The Equus quagga isolate Etosha38 chromosome 12, UCLA_HA_Equagga_1.0, whole genome shotgun sequence genome includes a region encoding these proteins:
- the SKIDA1 gene encoding SKI/DACH domain-containing protein 1, with product MGDLKSGFEEVDGVRLGYLIIKGKQMFALSQVFTDLLKNIPRTTVHKRMDHLKVKKHHCDLEELRKLKAINSIAFHAAKCTLISREDVEALYTSCKTERVLKTKRRKVGRDLATKAPPPERAAAAASPRPGFWKDKHQLWRGLSGAARPLPISAQSPRPGAAAARPAAHLPQIFSKYPGSQYPEIVRSPCKPPLNYETVPLQGNYVAFHSDPAYFRSLLCSKHPAAAAAAAAAAAAAAAAAAAAYYQAAGPQPKAAAGAGGPVSLTYRCRRKRGAAKDCLLAPHAGARRLLLLPRSYKAKAAAAAAAAAAAAAAAGATCLERFHLVNSFCPPPHHHHHHHHHHHHHHHHHRAQQPQQNHHPPHHHRPQPHLGSFPESCSSDSESSSYSDHAANDSDFGSSLSSSSNSVSSEEEEEEGEEEEEEEEEEEEEEGGSGASDSSEVSSEEEDSSTESDSSSGSSQVSVQSIRFRRTSFCKPPSVQAQANFLYHLASAAAATKPAAFEDAGRLPDLKSSVKAESPEEWNLQSWAPKASPVYCPASLGSCFTEIRNDRVSEITFPHSEISSTVKRTDLTINCLAEGASSPSPKTNNAFPQQRILREARKCLQATPTPHCADNNTIAARFFNTASSGAAANSEKDSKIPPCPEYATDLPSSQTDPEVDAAAATKAENPCTDTGDKTLPFLHNIKIKVEDSSANEEYEPDLITNKLKCECNDTKGEFYSVTESKEEDALLTTAKEGFACPERETPSFNPLAPSRGLSCTLGSPKPEDGEYKFGARVRKNYRTLVLGKRPVLQTPPVKPNLKSARSPRPTGKTETHEGTLDDFTVINRRKKVASNVASAVKRPFNFMANFPCPPSLIIGKDGDLWPAYSLNTTKDSQPPHKAHPIWKWQLGGSAIPLPPSHKFRKFNS from the coding sequence ATGGGAGACCTGAAGTCAGGTTTTGAAGAGGTGGATGGCGTGAGGCTCGGCTACCTCATCATtaaaggaaagcaaatgtttgcccTCTCCCAAGTCTTCACGGATCTGCTGAAAAACATCCCGAGGACGACCGTGCACAAGCGCATGGATCATCTGAAAGTGAAAAAGCACCACTGCGATCTGGAGGAGTTGCGGAAACTCAAGGCAATCAACAGCATCGCCTTCCACGCCGCCAAATGCACGCTCATCTCCCGGGAAGACGTGGAAGCGCTCTACACCTCCTGCAAAACCGAGCGTGTCCTCAAGACCAAGCGCAGGAAGGTCGGCCGGGACCTGGCCACAAAGGCGCCGCCGCCAgagcgcgccgccgccgccgccagcccCCGCCCGGGTTTTTGGAAGGACAAGCACCAACTTTGGCGGGGCCTGAGCGGAGCCGCGCGGCCCCTGCCAATCAGCGCGCAGTCCCCGCGCcccggcgccgccgccgcgcgcCCCGCCGCCCATCTACCTCAGATTTTTAGCAAGTACCCGGGCTCGCAGTACCCGGAAATCGTGCGCTCGCCTTGCAAACCCCCTCTAAACTATGAAACCGTCCCGCTCCAGGGAAACTACGTCGCTTTCCACTCGGACCCTGCTTATTTTCGGAGCCTGCTGTGCAGCAAGcacccggccgccgccgccgccgccgccgccgccgctgccgccgccgccgccgccgccgccgctgcctaCTACCAGGCGGCCGGGCCCCAGCCCAaggcggcggcgggcgcgggaGGCCCGGTGAGCCTGACCTACCGGTGCAGGCGCAAGCGCGGGGCCGCCAAGGACTGCCTGCTCGCGCCGCACGCCGGCGCCCGCCGCCTGCTGCTCCTGCCCAGGTCCTACAAAGCCaaggcggcggccgcggcggcggcagcggcggcggcggcggcggccgccggGGCCACTTGCCTGGAGAGGTTTCATCTGGTTAACAGCTTCTGCCcgcctccccaccaccaccatcaccaccatcaccaccaccaccaccaccaccaccaccaccgggCCCAGCAGCCGCAGCAGAATCACCACCCCCCTCATCACCACCGGCCGCAGCCCCATCTGGGCAGCTTTCCCGAGAGTTGTAGCAGCGACTCCGAGTCCAGCTCCTACTCGGACCATGCAGCCAACGACTCAGATTTTGGCTCCAGTTTGTCCAGCTCCAGCAACTCTGTGTCCtcggaggaagaggaggaggagggagaggaggaggaggaggaggaagaggaggaggaagaggaggaggggggcagTGGGGCCTCAGATTCCAGTGAAGTCAGCTCGGAGGAGGAGGACTCGTCCACGGAGTCGGACTCCAGCTCCGGCTCCAGCCAAGTGTCAGTGCAGAGCATCCGTTTCAGGCGCACCAGCTTCTGCAAGCCTCCCAGCGTGCAGGCGCAGGCCAACTTCTTGTACCATCTGGCCTCCGCCGCCGCTGCAACCAAACCCGCTGCTTTCGAGGATGCCGGCAGACTTCCCGACCTCAAGAGTAGTGTCAAAGCGGAGTCGCCGGAGGAGTGGAATCTGCAGAGCTGGGCCCCCAAAGCGTCTCCGGTGTACTGCCCGGCCAGCCTGGGGAGTTGTTTCACAGAGATAAGGAACGATAGGGTATCTGAGATTACATTCCCACACTCTGAAATTTCCAGTACTGTAAAGAGAACTGACCTGACAATTAACTGCCTGGCGGAGGGGGCCTCTTCACCTAGCCCAAAGACAAACAATGCAtttccacaacaaagaatactcCGAGAGGCTAGGAAATGCCTACAAGCAACTCCTACTCCACACTGTGCAGATAACAACACAATAGCTGCTAGGTTCTTCAACACTGCTTCTTCAGGAGCAGCAGCAAATTCAGAGAAAGATTCCAAAATTCCTCCTTGTCCAGAATATGCTACGGATTTGCCCTCTTCGCAAACCGATCCTGAGGTGGATGCAGCAGCAGCCACGAAGGCCGAGAACCCCTGCACTGACACAGGCGACAAGACATTGCCATTTCTGCACAATATTAAAATCAAAGTAGAAGACAGTAGTGCTAATGAAGAATATGAACCTGACCTTATTACAAATAAGCTAAAGTGTGAGTGCAATGATACGAAGGGTGAGTTTTACAGTGTGACTGAAAGTAAAGAGGAGGACGCCTTGCTAACCACAGCCAAGGAAGGTTTTGCATGCCCTGAAAGAGAAACTCCTTCCTTCAATCCACTGGCTCCGAGTCGGGGCCTTTCATGCACTTTAGGTTCTCCAAAACCTGAGGATGGGGAATATAAATTTGGTGCCAGGGTGAGAAAAAATTACCGGACACTAGTACTGGGAAAGCGACCTGTCCTTCAGACACCTCCAGTCAAACCAAATTTGAAATCAGCTAGAAGTCCTCGTCCTACAGGTAAAACTGAGACACATGAAGGAACACTGGATGATTTTACAGTTATAAACAGACGCAAAAAGGTAGCCAGCAATGTAGCATCAGCAGTGAAAAGGCCATTTAATTTCATGGCAAATTTTCCTTGTCCACCATCCCTCATTATTGGGAAGGATGGGGATTTGTGGCCTGCATATTCCTTAAACACCACTAAGGATTCCCAACCTCCTCACAAGGCCCATCCTATATGGAAATGGCAGCTGGGCGGTTCTGCAATACCTCTCCCACCTAGTcacaaattcaggaaatttaattcataa